The proteins below come from a single Oenanthe melanoleuca isolate GR-GAL-2019-014 chromosome Z, OMel1.0, whole genome shotgun sequence genomic window:
- the RPS6 gene encoding 40S ribosomal protein S6 — translation MKLNISFPATGCQKLIEVDDERKLRTFYEKRMATEVLADSLGEEWKGYVVRISGGNDKQGFPMKQGVLTHGRVRLLLSKGHSCYRPRRTGERKRKSVRGCIVDANLSVLNLVIVKKGEKDIPGLTDTTVPRRLGPKRASRIRKLFNLSKEDDVRQYVVRKPLNKEGKKPRTKAPKIQRLVTPRVLQHKRRRIALKKQRTQKNKEEAAEYAKLLAKRMKEAKEKRQEQIAKRRRLSSLRASTSKSESSQK, via the exons ATGAAG CTCAACATCTCTTTCCCGGCTACTGGCTGCCAAAAGCTCATTGAAGTAGATGATGAGCGTAAGCTCAGGacattttatgaaaaaagaaTGGCCACGGAGGTGCTGGCTGATTCTCTTGGTGAGGAGTGGAAG GGATATGTTGTCCGGATAAGCGGTGGCAACGACAAGCAAGGCTTCCCCATGAAGCAGGGTGTCCTGACGCACGGACGTGTCCGCCTTCTGCTCAGCAAGGGCCATTCCTGCTACCGCCCCCGGAGAACCGGCGAGAGAAAGCGCAAGTCTGTCCGCGGCTGCATCGTTGATGCCAACTTGAGTGTCCTGAACTTGGTCATAGTGAAAAAGG GTGAAAAGGACATTCCTGGGCTGACTGACACCACTGTGCCCCGTCGTCTTGGTCCCAAGAGAGCCAGCAGGATCCGCAAGCTGTTCAACCTCTCTAAGGAAGATGATGTTCGCCAGTATGTTGTGAGGAAGCCTCTCAACAAAGAGG GCAAGAAACCCAGAACAAAGGCTCCCAAGATCCAGCGACTGGTGACTCCTAGAGTGCTGCAGCATAAGCGCAGGCGTATTGCCCTCAAGAAGCAGCGCACTCAGAAGAACaaggaggaagctgcagagtACGCGAAGCTGTTGGCCAAGAGGATGAAG GAAGCCAAGGAGAAACGCCAGGAGCAGATTGCCAAGAGGCGCCGGCTTTCTTCTTTGAGAGCTTCTACATCCAAGTCTGAATCAAGTCAGAAATAA